A DNA window from Gorilla gorilla gorilla isolate KB3781 chromosome 19, NHGRI_mGorGor1-v2.1_pri, whole genome shotgun sequence contains the following coding sequences:
- the CHD3 gene encoding chromodomain-helicase-DNA-binding protein 3 isoform X2, with product MASPLRDEEEEEEEMVVSEEEEEEEEEGDEEEEEVEAADEDDEEDDDEGVLGRGPGHDRGRDRHSPPGCHLFPPPPPPPPPLPPPPPPPPPDKDDIRLLPSALGVKKRKRGPKKQKENKPGKPRKRKKRDSEEEFGSERDEYREKSESGGSEYGTGPGRKRRRKHREKKEKKTKRRKKGEGDGGQKQVEQKSSATLLLTWGLEDVEHVFSEEDYHTLTNYKAFSQFMRPLIAKKNPKIPMSKMMTILGAKWREFSANNPFKGSAAAVAAAAAAAAAAVAEQVSAAVSSATPIAPSGPPALPPPPAADIQPPPIRRAKTKEGKGPGHKRRSKSPRVPDGRKKLRGKKMAPLKIKLGLLGGKRKKGGSYVFQSDEGPEPEAEESDLDSGSVHSVSGRPDGPVRTKKLKRGRPGRKKKKVLGCPAVAGEEEVDGYETDHQDYCEVCQQGGEIILCDTCPRAYHLVCLDPELDRAPEGKWSCPHCEKEGVQWEAKEEEEEYEEEGEEEGEKEEEDDHMEYCRVCKDGGELLCCDACISSYHIHCLNPPLPDIPNGEWLCPRCTCPVLKGRVQKILHWRWGEPPVAVPAPQQADGNPDVPPPRPLQGRSEREFFVKWVGLSYWHCSWAKELQLEIFHLVMYRNYQRKNDMDEPPPLDYGSGEDDGKSDKRKVKDPHYAEMEEKYYRFGIKPEWMTVHRIINHSVDKKGNYHYLVKWRDLPYDQSTWEEDEMNIPEYEEHKQSYWRHRELIMGEDPAQPRKYKKKKKELQGDGPPSSPTNDPTVKYETQPRFITATGGTLHMYQLEGLNWLRFSWAQGTDTILADEMGLGKTIQTIVFLYSLYKEGHTKGPFLVSAPLSTIINWEREFQMWAPKFYVVTYTGDKDSRAIIRENEFSFEDNAIKGGKKAFKMKREAQVKFHVLLTSYELITIDQAALGSIRWACLVVDEAHRLKNNQSKFFRVLNGYKIDHKLLLTGTPLQNNLEELFHLLNFLTPERFNNLEGFLEEFADISKEDQIKKLHDLLGPHMLRRLKADVFKNMPAKTELIVRVELSPMQKKYYKYILTRNFEALNSRGGGNQVSLLNIMMDLKKCCNHPYLFPVAAMESPKLPSGAYEGGALIKSSGKLMLLQKMLRKLKEQGHRVLIFSQMTKMLDLLEDFLDYEGYKYERIDGGITGALRQEAIDRFNAPGAQQFCFLLSTRAGGLGINLATADTVIIFDSDWNPHNDIQAFSRAHRIGQANKVMIYRFVTRASVEERITQVAKRKMMLTHLVVRPGLGSKAGSMSKQELDDILKFGTEELFKDENEGENKEEDSSVIHYDNEAIARLLDRNQDATEDTDVQNMNEYLSSFKVAQYVVREEDKIEEIEREIIKQEENVDPDYWEKLLRHHYEQQQEDLARNLGKGKRVRKQVNYNDAAQEDQDNQSEYSVGSEEEDEDFDERPEGRRQSKRQLRNEKDKPLPPLLARVGGNIEVLGFNTRQRKAFLNAVMRWGMPPQDAFTTQWLVRDLRGKTEKEFKAYVSLFMRHLCEPGADGSETFADGVPREGLSRQQVLTRIGVMSLVKKKVQEFEHINGRWSMPELMPDPSADSKRSSRASSPTKTSPTTPEASATNSPCTSKPATPAPSEKGEGIRTPLEKEEAENQEEKPEKNSRIGEKVETEADAPSPAPSLGERLEPRKIPLEDEVPGVPGEMEPEPGYRGDREKSATESTPGERGEEKPLDGQEHRERPEGETGDLGKREDVKGDRELRPGPRDEPRSNGRREEKTEKPRFMFNIADGGFTELHTLWQNEERAAISSGKLNEIWHRRHDYWLLAGIVLHGYARWQDIQNDAQFAIINEPFKTEANKGNFLEMKNKFLARRFKLLEQALVIEEQLRRAAYLNLSQEPAHPAMALHARFAEAECLAESHQHLSKESLAGNKPANAVLHKGKGRGGPARGRAHNAASEPAGGVAERHEGGRDPPASHAVPNTPHRSPPSDVRAQHPQPAGQQGHGASPHTGLPPGSLRYTSGVRGGLQRRTRRGPGRRRRQLQPDACRVLHHSRHQRPSSAGEEGEGNGGGIGIRRAGSEGAPSRGGDLYRRLTGSQACPSPRPRPRGRPPAQALGPAASPPPSPPLGPSLG from the exons ATGGCTTCCCCTCTGagggacgaggaggaggaggaggaggagatggtggtgtcggaggaggaagaagaggaggaagaagagggcgacgaggaggaggaggaggtggaggcggCCGACGAGGACGATGAGGAGGACGACGACGAGGGAGTACTCGGGCGCGGGCCGGGCCACGACCGGGGCCGCGACCGCCACAGCCCCCCCGGCTGCCACCTcttcccgccgccgccgccgccgccgccaccgctgcccccgccgccgccgcccccgccgccaG ATAAGGATGACATTCGGCTGCTGCCTTCAGCATTGGGTGTGAAGAAGAGAAAACGAGGACCCAAGAAGCAGAAGGAGAACAAGCCAGGAAAACCCCGAAAACGCAAGAAGCGT gaCAGTGAGGAGGAATTTGGTTCTGAGCGAGATGAGTACCGGGAGAAGTCAGAGAGTGGGGGCAGTGAATATGGAACCGGACCGGGTCGGAAACGAAGAAGGAAGCACcgagaaaaaaaggagaagaagacaaAGCGGCGGAAAAagggggagggagatggggggcaAAAG CAAGTGGAACAGAAGTCATCAGCAACTCTGCTTCTGACCTGGGGCCTGGAGGATGTGGAGCATGTGTTCTCTGAGGAGGATTACCACACGCTCACCAACTACAAAGCCTTCAGCCAGTTCATGAG GCCCCTAATTGCTAAGAAGAATCCTAAGATCCCAATGTCTAAGATGATGACCATCCTTGGGGCCAAATGGAGAGAGTTCAGCGCCAACAACCCCTTCAAGGGGTCAGCAGCTGCTgtggcggcggcagcggcagcagcagcagcagctgtagCTGAGCAGGTGTCAGCTGCTGTCTCGTCAGCCACCCCCATAGCACCCTCCGGACCCCCCGCCCTTCCACCACCCCCTGCTGCTGATATCCAGCCCCCACCCATCCGAAGAGCCAAAACCAAAGAGGGCAAAG GTCCAGGCCATAAGAGGCGGAGTAAGAGCCCCCGAGTGCCTGATGGACGCAAGAAGCTTCGGGGAAAGAAAATGGCACCACTCAAAATAAAACTAGGGCTTCTGGGtggcaagaggaagaaaggaggctCG TATGTTTTTCAGAGCGACGAAGGTCCTGAACCAGAGGCTGAGGAATCAGACCTGGACAGTGGCAGTGTCCACAGTGTCTCAGGCCGGCCTGATGGCCCTGTCCGCACCAAGAAACTAAAGAGAGGCCGgccaggaaggaagaagaagaagg TCCTGGGCTGTCCTGCAGTGGccggggaggaggaggttgaTGGCTACGAGACGGATCACCAGGATTACTGTGAGGTGTGCCAGCAGGGTGGGGAAATTATTCTGTGTGACACCTGCCCTCGTGCCTACCACCTCGTCTGCCTTGATCCTGAGCTTGACCGGGCTCCAGAGGGCAAATGGAGCTGCCCTCACTGT GAGAAGGAGGGGGTCcagtgggaggccaaggaggaagaagaagaatacgaagaggagggagaggaagaaggggagaaggaggaggaggacgatCACATGGAGTACTGCCGCGTATGCAAGGACGGCGGGGAGCTCCTGTGCTGTGACGCGTGCATCTCCTCCTACCACATTCATTGTCTAAACCCTCCCCTGCCTGACATTCCCAATGGTGAATGGCTGTGTCCCCGATGCACA TGCCCCGTGCTGAAGGGTCGAGTGCAGAAGATCCTACATTGGCGGTGGGGGGAGCCACCTGTAGCAGTGCCAGCCCCTCAACAGGCAGATGGAAATCCAGATGTCCCACCCCCCCGTCCTCTTCAAGGCAGATCAGAGCGAGAGTTCTTTGTCAAGTGGGTAGGACTATCCTACTGGCACTGCTCCTGGGCCAAGGAGCTTCAG CTGGAAATCTTCCATTTGGTTATGTATCGAAACTACCAGCGGAAGAATGACATGGATGAGCCCCCACCCCTGGACTATGGCTCCGGCGAGGATGATGGGAAGAGTGACAAGCGTAAAGTGAAAGACCCACACTATGCTGAGATGGAGGAGAAGTACTATCGTTTTGGCATCAAGCCAGAGTGGATGACCGTCCACCGTATCATCAACCACAG TGTGGATAAAAAGGGGAATTACCACTATCTAGTAAAATGGAGGGACTTACCATATGACCAGTCCACGTGggaggaagatgaaatgaatatcCCTGAATATGAAGAACATAAGCAAAGCTACTGGAGACACCG AGAACTAATTATGGGGGAAGACCCTGCCCAGCCCCGCAagtataagaagaagaagaaggagctACAGGGTGATGGGCCTCCCAGTTCTCCCACTAATGAT CCTACCGTGAAATATGAGACTCAGCCACGGTTTATCACAGCCACTGGAGGCACCCTGCACATGTATCAGTTGGAAGGGCTGAACTGGCTACGCTTCTCCTGGGCCCAGGGCACTGACACCATTCTAGCTGATGAGATGGGGCTGGGCAAGACCATACAAACCATCGTCTTCCTCTACTCACTCTACAAGGAG GGCCACACAAAAGGTCCCTTCCTGGTGAGTGCCCCACTCTCTACTATCATTAACTGGGAGCGGGAGTTCCAGATGTGGGCACCCAAATTCTATGTGGTGACATACACGGGTGACAAGGACAGCCGGGCCATCATTCGTGAGAATGAATTCTCCTTTGAGGACAATGCCATCAAAGGGGGCAAGAAAGCTTTTAAGATGAAG AGGGAGGCACAGGTGAAGTTCCATGTTCTCCTGACATCGTATGAGCTGATCACCATTGATCAGGCAGCACTTGGTTCCATCCGCTGGGCCTGTCTTGTGGTAGATGAGGCCCATCGACTCAAGAACAACCAGTCCAAG TTTTTCAGGGTTCTCAATGGTTACAAGATAGATCATAAGTTGCTGCTGACAGGAACCCCATTGCAGAATAATCTGGAGGAGCTCTTCCATCTCCTGAACTTCCTCACCCCAGAGAGATTTAA CAActtggagggcttcctggaggagtttGCTGACATATCCAAAGAGGACCAGATCAAGAAACTGCATGATTTGCTGGGGCCACACATGCTGCGGAGACTCAAGGCAGATGTCTTTAAGAACATGCCAGCCAAGACAGAGCTCATCGTTCGGGTGGAGCTAAGCCCCATGCAGAA GAAATACTACAAATACATCCTGACTCGAAATTTTGAGGCCTTGAATTCACGAGGTGGTGGGAACCAGGTGTCGCTGCTTAATATCATGATGGATCTTAAGAAGTGCTGCAACCATCCATACCTTTTTCCCGTGGCTGCTATG GAGTCCCCCAAACTCCCCAGTGGGGCTTATGAGGGTGGGGCACTTATTAAGTCGTCTGGGAAGCTCATGCTGCTCCAGAAGATGCTGCGAAAGCTGAAGGAGCAAGGACACCGAGTGCTCATCTTCTCCCAG ATGACCAAAATGTTAGACTTGCTTGAGGACTTCTTAGACTATGAAGGCTACAAGTATGAGCGCATCGATGGTGGTATCACGGGTGCCCTGAGGCAGGAGGCCATCGATCGGTTTAATG CTCCTGGGGCCCAACAATTCTGCTTCCTCCTGTCCACCCGAGCTGGGGGCCTGGGCATCAATCTGGCCACTGCTGACACTGTCATCATCTTTGATTCTGACTGGAACCCCCATAATGACATCCAG GCCTTTAGCCGGGCTCATCGGATTGGCCAGGCCAACAAAGTGATGATTTACCGGTTTGTGACTCGCGCGTCAGTGGAAGAGCGAATCACACAAGTGGCCAAGAGAAAGATGATGCTGACACACCTGGTTGTGCGGCCTGGGCTGGGCTCCAAGGCAGGCTCCATGTCCAAGCAGGAGCTTGACGACATTCTCAAATTTGGCACTGAAGAGCTATTCAAGGATGAAAACGAGG GGGAGAACAAGGAGGAGGACAGCAGTGTGATTCATTATGACAATGAGGCCATCGCTCGGCTGTTGGACCGGAACCAGGATGCAACTGAGGACACTGACGTGCAGAACATGAATGAGTATCTCAGCTCCTTCAAGGTGGCACAGTACGTCGTGCGGGAAGAAGACAAG ATTGAGGAAATTGAGCGAGAGATCATCAAGCAGGAGGAGAATGTGGACCCTGACTACTGGGAGAAGCTGCTGAGGCATCACTATGAGCAACAGCAGGAAGACCTAGCCCGGAATCTAGGCAAGGGCAAGCGGGTTCGCAAGCAAGTTAACTACAATGATGCTGCTCAGGAAGACCAAG ACAACCAGTCAGAGTACTCGGTGGGTTcagaggaggaggatgaagactTCGATGAACGTCCTGAAG GGCGTAGACAGTCAAAGAGGCAGCTCCGGAATGAGAAAGATAAGCCACTGCCTCCACTGCTGGCCCGAGTCGGGGGCAACATTGAG GTGCTGGGCTTCAACACCCGTCAGCGGAAGGCTTTCCTCAATGCTGTGATGCGCTGGGGGATGCCACCACAGGATGCCTTCACCACGCAGTGGCTGGTGCGGGACCTGAGGGGCAAGACTGAGAAGGAGTTTAA GGCCTATGTGTCTTTGTTCATGCGCCATCTGTGTGAGCCTGGGGCAGACGGCTCTGAAACCTTTGCCGATGGGGTCCCTCGGGAGGGACTGAGTCGCCAGCAGGTGTTGACCCGCATTGGAGTCATGTCTCTCGTCAAAAAGAAG GTGCAGGAGTTTGAGCACATCAATGGGCGTTGGTCAATGCCGGAACTGATGCCTGACCCCAGCGCCGATTCTAAGCGCTCCTCCAGAGCCTCCTCTCCTACCAAAACATCTCCCACCACTCCTGAGGCTTCTGCTACCAACAGTCCCTGCACCTCTAAACCTG CTACTCCAGCTCCAAGTGAGAAAGGAGAAGGCATAAGGACACCTCTTGAGAAGGAGGAAGCTGAAAACCAGGAGGAAAAGCCAGAGAAGAACAGCAGAATTGGGGAGAAGGTGGAGACAGAG GCTGatgcccccagcccagccccatcaCTTGGGGAGCGGCTGGAGCCAAGGAAGATTCCTCTAGAGGATGAGGTGCCAGGGGTGCCTGGAGAGATGGAGCCTGAACCTGGGTACCGTGGGGACAGAGAGAAGTCAG CCACAGAGTCGACGCCAGGAGAAAGGGGGGAGGAGAAGCCGTTGGATGGACAGGAACACAGGGAGAGGCCGGAGGGGGAAACAGGGGATTTGGGCAAGAGAG AAGATGTAAAAGGTGACCGGGAGCTTCGACCAGGGCCTCGAGATGAGCCACGGTCCAATGGGCGACgagaggaaaagacagagaagCCCCGGTTCATGTTCAATATCGCCGATGGTGGCTTCACAG AGCTTCACACACTGTGGCAGAATGAGGAACGGGCAGCTATTTCCTCGGGGAAACTCAATGAGATCTGGCACAGAAGACATGACTATTGGCTTCTGGCTGGGATTGTCCT CCATGGCTATGCACGGTGGCAGGACATCCAGAATGATGCTCAATTTGCCATTATCAATGAGCCATTTAAAACTGAAGCCAATAAGGGGAACTTTCTGGAGATGAAAAATAAGTTCCTGGCCCGGAGGTTCAAG CTCCTGGAGCAGGCGCTGGTGATTGAGGAGCAGCTGCGGCGGGCGGCCTACCTGAACCTGTCGCAGGAGCCGGCGCACCCCGCCATGGCCCTCCACGCCCGCTTCGCCGAGGCCGAGTGCCTGGCCGAGAGCCACCAGCACCTCTCCAAGGAGTCGCTGGCGGGGAACAAGCCGGCCAACGCCGTCCTGCACAAGGGTAAGGGCCGCGGCGGCCCCGCGCGGGGGAGGGCCCACAACGCTGC TTCTGAACCAGCTGGAGGAGTTGCTGAGCGACATGAAGGCGGACGTGACCCGCCTGCCAGCCACGCTGTCCCGAATACCCCCCATCGCAGCCCGCCTTCAGATGTCCGAGCGCAGCATCCTCAGCCGGCTGGCCAGCAAGGGCACGGAGCCTCACCCCACACCG GCCTTCCCCCCGGGTCCCTACGCTACACCTCCGGGGTACGGGGCGGCCTTCAGCGCCGCACCCGTAGGGGCCCTGGCCGCCGCAGGCGCCAATTACAGCCAGATGCCTGCAGGGTCCTTCATCACAG